The Panulirus ornatus isolate Po-2019 chromosome 5, ASM3632096v1, whole genome shotgun sequence genome includes a window with the following:
- the LOC139746986 gene encoding monocyte to macrophage differentiation factor 2 isoform X3, producing the protein MVWMNSVPMGRAAYQPTDVEHWANMVTHGLFVLPAIYGAVVMVMASRSDTHQFAATIYGAGLAGLFSVSTFFHVVFYLGYYKKLKEVLHRSDRAMIYVFIATSYTPWLLLRPLPQDSWTLHLRWGIWVLAVLGILYQQLFHERFKMLETVFYLIIGVLPSLAVVDMDDHSGLEELKLGGAIYVLGVIFFKLDGRIPLAHAIWHLFVVLAAFIHYYAVLTYLILPPSPEIVAAAFDTRSQDECDAPTPECFSV; encoded by the exons ATGGTTTGGATGAATTCAGTGCCAATGGGTCGAGCAGCATACCAACCAACAGATGTAGAACACTGGGCCAACATGGTGACACATGGG CTGTTTGTACTCCCTGCCATATACGGAGCAGTGGTGATGGTCATGGCTAGTCGCTCGGACACGCACCAGTTTGCTGCAACCATATATGGAGCTGGGCTGGCAGGCCTCTTCAGTGTGTCAACCttcttccatgttgtcttctatCTCGGATATTACAA AAAACTAAAGGAGGTTCTCCATCGCAGTGATAGAGCAATGATATATGTGTTTATTGCAACATCATATACACCGTGGTTGCTACTCCGCCCTCTTCCTCAGGATTCCTGGACTCTACATCTAAG GTGGGGCATATGGGTTCTGGCAGTACTGGGCATCCTATACCAACAGCTATTCCATGAGAGGTTCAAGATGTTGGAGACAGTTTTCTACCTCATCATTGGTGTCCTCCCCTCATTAGCTGTTGTGGATATG GATGACCACTCTGGGCTGGAAGAACTAAAATTAGGAGGTGCCATCTACGTCCTTGGTGTTATTTTCTTCAAATTGGATGGACGAATTCCTCTTGCACATGCTATTTGGCATCTGTTTGTGGTCCTGGCTGCTTTCATCCACTACTACGCAGTTCTAACATACCTTATCCTCCCACCATCTCCAGAGATTGTTGCAGCTGCTTTTGACACTCGGTCCCAGGATGAGTGTGATGCACCTACACCTGAATGTTTTTCAGTCTAG
- the LOC139746986 gene encoding monocyte to macrophage differentiation factor 2 isoform X1 produces the protein MDNRVGMVALPSPDKKMVWMNSVPMGRAAYQPTDVEHWANMVTHGLFVLPAIYGAVVMVMASRSDTHQFAATIYGAGLAGLFSVSTFFHVVFYLGYYKKLKEVLHRSDRAMIYVFIATSYTPWLLLRPLPQDSWTLHLRWGIWVLAVLGILYQQLFHERFKMLETVFYLIIGVLPSLAVVDMDDHSGLEELKLGGAIYVLGVIFFKLDGRIPLAHAIWHLFVVLAAFIHYYAVLTYLILPPSPEIVAAAFDTRSQDECDAPTPECFSV, from the exons GATGGTTTGGATGAATTCAGTGCCAATGGGTCGAGCAGCATACCAACCAACAGATGTAGAACACTGGGCCAACATGGTGACACATGGG CTGTTTGTACTCCCTGCCATATACGGAGCAGTGGTGATGGTCATGGCTAGTCGCTCGGACACGCACCAGTTTGCTGCAACCATATATGGAGCTGGGCTGGCAGGCCTCTTCAGTGTGTCAACCttcttccatgttgtcttctatCTCGGATATTACAA AAAACTAAAGGAGGTTCTCCATCGCAGTGATAGAGCAATGATATATGTGTTTATTGCAACATCATATACACCGTGGTTGCTACTCCGCCCTCTTCCTCAGGATTCCTGGACTCTACATCTAAG GTGGGGCATATGGGTTCTGGCAGTACTGGGCATCCTATACCAACAGCTATTCCATGAGAGGTTCAAGATGTTGGAGACAGTTTTCTACCTCATCATTGGTGTCCTCCCCTCATTAGCTGTTGTGGATATG GATGACCACTCTGGGCTGGAAGAACTAAAATTAGGAGGTGCCATCTACGTCCTTGGTGTTATTTTCTTCAAATTGGATGGACGAATTCCTCTTGCACATGCTATTTGGCATCTGTTTGTGGTCCTGGCTGCTTTCATCCACTACTACGCAGTTCTAACATACCTTATCCTCCCACCATCTCCAGAGATTGTTGCAGCTGCTTTTGACACTCGGTCCCAGGATGAGTGTGATGCACCTACACCTGAATGTTTTTCAGTCTAG
- the LOC139746986 gene encoding monocyte to macrophage differentiation factor 2 isoform X2 has protein sequence MIFLWMVWMNSVPMGRAAYQPTDVEHWANMVTHGLFVLPAIYGAVVMVMASRSDTHQFAATIYGAGLAGLFSVSTFFHVVFYLGYYKKLKEVLHRSDRAMIYVFIATSYTPWLLLRPLPQDSWTLHLRWGIWVLAVLGILYQQLFHERFKMLETVFYLIIGVLPSLAVVDMDDHSGLEELKLGGAIYVLGVIFFKLDGRIPLAHAIWHLFVVLAAFIHYYAVLTYLILPPSPEIVAAAFDTRSQDECDAPTPECFSV, from the exons GATGGTTTGGATGAATTCAGTGCCAATGGGTCGAGCAGCATACCAACCAACAGATGTAGAACACTGGGCCAACATGGTGACACATGGG CTGTTTGTACTCCCTGCCATATACGGAGCAGTGGTGATGGTCATGGCTAGTCGCTCGGACACGCACCAGTTTGCTGCAACCATATATGGAGCTGGGCTGGCAGGCCTCTTCAGTGTGTCAACCttcttccatgttgtcttctatCTCGGATATTACAA AAAACTAAAGGAGGTTCTCCATCGCAGTGATAGAGCAATGATATATGTGTTTATTGCAACATCATATACACCGTGGTTGCTACTCCGCCCTCTTCCTCAGGATTCCTGGACTCTACATCTAAG GTGGGGCATATGGGTTCTGGCAGTACTGGGCATCCTATACCAACAGCTATTCCATGAGAGGTTCAAGATGTTGGAGACAGTTTTCTACCTCATCATTGGTGTCCTCCCCTCATTAGCTGTTGTGGATATG GATGACCACTCTGGGCTGGAAGAACTAAAATTAGGAGGTGCCATCTACGTCCTTGGTGTTATTTTCTTCAAATTGGATGGACGAATTCCTCTTGCACATGCTATTTGGCATCTGTTTGTGGTCCTGGCTGCTTTCATCCACTACTACGCAGTTCTAACATACCTTATCCTCCCACCATCTCCAGAGATTGTTGCAGCTGCTTTTGACACTCGGTCCCAGGATGAGTGTGATGCACCTACACCTGAATGTTTTTCAGTCTAG